One Leptolyngbya sp. CCY15150 DNA window includes the following coding sequences:
- a CDS encoding response regulator, which produces MTYLRAILLVEDNPDDERLTIRALRRSNITNDIVVAHNGEEAIQLLATIEPLPCVVLLDLKLPKIDGLEVLRQIRGSDRTRLLAVVVLTSSSEDRDIVESYSLGANSYVRKPVEFDQFNEAIRQLGLYWALINEQLPGGL; this is translated from the coding sequence ATGACATATCTCCGCGCTATTCTTCTGGTTGAAGACAATCCCGATGATGAGCGATTGACGATTCGGGCCCTGCGGCGCAGCAATATTACCAACGATATCGTCGTAGCCCACAATGGTGAAGAAGCCATACAGCTACTAGCTACCATCGAGCCATTACCCTGTGTGGTGCTTCTTGATCTGAAATTACCTAAGATCGATGGGCTAGAGGTGCTGCGACAGATTCGAGGCAGCGATCGCACCCGTCTTTTAGCCGTGGTGGTGCTCACATCATCTAGTGAAGACCGCGATATTGTAGAAAGCTATAGCCTAGGGGCTAATAGCTATGTACGGAAGCCTGTTGAGTTTGATCAGTTTAACGAGGCAATACGGCAATTGGGGCTGTATTGGGCACTGATCAATGAACAATTACCAGGAGGGTTGTAG
- a CDS encoding PAS domain S-box protein, with protein MGDALSALIVEDSEDDALLVLLSLQAGGFTVIWERVQTAEELTAALERQAWDVVISDYRLPRFSAPKALGIIKQTHRDMPFIVVSGTIGDTAAVELMKAGAHDYLMKDNLVRLPEAVRRELREAQVRLDNRETMTALDFAQERLQLALEGSGIGLWDWSVQTGDVTLNERWAEMVGYRLEEIVPLSIQTWSDHVHPDDLPLAQQLVDSHLRRDSPQYRCELRMHHRDGSWIWVLDQGKVVEWDEDNQPVRMIGTQMDITDRKQAELRLALQSSILERIAKSDPLPDILDALVRGIEKQLGDGFCSVLICDGEGQLLHGAAPNLPSSYNQAIHRVSIAEGVGSCGTAAARRDVVIVTDIATDPLWQDFRELALSHGLHSCWSAPAIASTGEVLATFAVYYRDCRHPRFQELEIINLATDILKIAIEQARAAQVLSQLNQELEDRVSHRTRALKKSEAKLQAILDFAPAAIYVKDLDGRHTLVNQAFLKTFDCTVDEIIGCTNQEFFEPEVAQQLDSNDQAVLSDGHFQQYEEAIQVGDTLYTLLSNKFLLFDQDNTPYAICGISTDVSERKATQEALRQKENRLQRIATNAPGAIYQYILRNDGSHNFIYMSDRAQDIFELDTATIQQDADTVFSMIYSEDITPLQQSIAISAKTLKSWSWEGRFVTPSGRMKWLQGIAQPERQPNGDILWDGLILDISDRKRAEELLQESEEKYRNLVENANDIIYILSLDGVFTYVSPNWTEILGHDVEDVVHQSFVPFVHPDDVSRCMAFLHHMIETGMKQSGVEYRVRHKNGEWRWHTSNAAPQRDRQGNIISCLGIAHDITDRKQAEELLQCSNDELARATRMKDEFLANMSHELRTPLNAILGMSEGLQEQVFGSINEKQRKAIATVERSGRHLLELINDILDLSKIEAGHLELDLRDVSVKTLCNTSLTFVKQLALHKQIELIAEIPHELERMKIQVDDRRMRQVLINLLSNAVKFTPDGGRVQLTVAVEASPSCAQAAVDAGYHICFSIIDNGIGIAQEHLSRLCESFMQIDSSLSRQYAGTGLGLAIVKQLVELHGGQMSIVSEVGQGSCFTVKLPCSKPDEGLHRYPKGASNNSSGAPSDSSKPDTVEQPLILIVEDNEANILTLSSYLTAKRYQLLLARNGQEAIALLQSTQPDLIVMDVQMPVMDGLEAIYHIRQDHRFTHTPIVALTALAMTGDRDRCLEAGANDYLTKPVRLKQLTTTIQKLLQASRESEVRSPL; from the coding sequence ATGGGAGACGCTCTATCTGCACTCATCGTTGAAGATTCAGAAGATGATGCTCTATTGGTATTATTGTCCCTACAAGCAGGTGGTTTCACCGTCATTTGGGAACGAGTACAAACTGCAGAAGAGTTGACTGCTGCGCTGGAGCGACAAGCCTGGGATGTGGTCATTTCAGACTACCGCTTGCCTAGATTTAGTGCGCCTAAAGCCCTAGGCATCATTAAGCAGACCCATCGAGACATGCCATTTATTGTGGTATCTGGAACGATTGGCGATACGGCGGCGGTCGAACTCATGAAGGCCGGGGCTCATGATTATCTCATGAAAGATAATTTAGTGCGCTTGCCGGAAGCCGTGCGCCGCGAACTGCGAGAAGCTCAAGTTCGTTTAGATAATCGAGAAACCATGACAGCCCTGGACTTTGCCCAGGAGCGCTTGCAGCTAGCTCTTGAGGGTTCGGGGATTGGTCTATGGGATTGGTCGGTGCAAACGGGGGATGTCACGCTGAATGAGCGTTGGGCAGAGATGGTGGGCTATCGTTTGGAGGAGATAGTGCCGCTCAGTATCCAAACCTGGTCAGACCACGTTCACCCAGATGACCTGCCTTTGGCCCAGCAACTAGTTGATTCCCATCTTCGGCGCGACAGTCCCCAGTATCGTTGCGAACTGCGCATGCACCATCGAGATGGGTCTTGGATATGGGTCTTAGATCAGGGCAAGGTGGTGGAATGGGACGAAGATAACCAACCCGTGCGCATGATTGGTACGCAGATGGACATTACCGATCGCAAGCAAGCGGAACTGCGGCTAGCGCTGCAAAGTTCAATTTTGGAGCGCATTGCCAAGTCTGATCCCCTGCCAGATATTTTAGATGCCTTGGTTCGCGGTATCGAAAAGCAGTTGGGCGATGGTTTTTGTTCAGTGTTGATTTGTGATGGCGAGGGTCAATTGCTCCACGGGGCCGCACCAAATTTACCATCATCCTATAATCAAGCCATCCATCGTGTGAGCATTGCTGAGGGGGTGGGTTCCTGTGGCACGGCGGCGGCTCGCCGGGACGTAGTGATTGTGACTGACATTGCTACAGATCCCCTCTGGCAAGACTTTCGGGAGTTAGCGTTATCCCATGGACTGCATTCCTGCTGGTCAGCACCAGCGATCGCTAGTACTGGAGAGGTGTTGGCTACCTTTGCCGTGTATTATCGTGACTGTCGCCATCCGCGCTTTCAGGAATTAGAGATCATTAACTTAGCTACAGATATTCTAAAAATTGCCATCGAACAAGCACGGGCGGCTCAAGTTCTGTCCCAACTCAATCAAGAGCTAGAAGATCGCGTTAGCCATCGCACCCGGGCATTAAAGAAAAGTGAGGCCAAACTCCAAGCGATTCTAGACTTTGCCCCGGCAGCGATTTATGTTAAGGATCTTGATGGGCGGCATACCTTAGTTAATCAAGCCTTTCTGAAAACGTTTGACTGCACTGTAGATGAAATTATTGGCTGTACGAATCAAGAGTTCTTTGAGCCTGAGGTGGCCCAGCAATTAGATAGTAATGACCAGGCCGTTCTGTCTGACGGTCATTTTCAACAGTACGAAGAAGCTATTCAGGTGGGCGACACACTGTACACCCTGCTGTCTAATAAGTTTCTCCTTTTTGATCAAGATAATACACCCTATGCTATCTGTGGGATTTCCACGGATGTTAGTGAGCGCAAGGCAACTCAAGAGGCTCTGCGCCAAAAGGAAAATAGACTTCAACGGATTGCTACTAATGCTCCTGGTGCCATTTATCAATATATCTTACGGAATGATGGATCTCATAATTTTATCTACATGAGCGATCGAGCCCAGGATATCTTCGAGCTAGATACGGCCACGATACAACAGGATGCCGACACGGTATTCTCTATGATCTACTCTGAGGACATAACCCCATTACAGCAGTCGATTGCCATATCAGCTAAGACGCTTAAATCTTGGTCATGGGAAGGACGTTTCGTCACGCCGTCAGGACGCATGAAGTGGCTGCAGGGGATTGCGCAGCCGGAGCGCCAGCCTAATGGTGACATTCTCTGGGATGGCTTGATTCTAGACATTAGCGATCGCAAGCGAGCCGAGGAGCTGCTTCAGGAAAGCGAGGAAAAATATCGTAACTTGGTTGAGAATGCCAATGATATTATTTATATTTTGTCTCTAGATGGTGTTTTCACCTACGTTTCTCCCAATTGGACAGAGATATTAGGGCATGATGTTGAGGACGTGGTTCATCAATCCTTTGTGCCGTTTGTTCATCCCGATGACGTATCTAGATGCATGGCGTTTTTACATCACATGATTGAGACGGGCATGAAGCAGAGCGGCGTTGAATATCGTGTACGCCACAAGAATGGTGAGTGGCGTTGGCATACGTCTAATGCGGCTCCCCAGCGCGATCGGCAGGGAAACATCATATCTTGCTTAGGCATTGCCCATGATATTACAGACCGCAAGCAAGCAGAGGAGTTGCTCCAATGCAGTAATGATGAATTAGCCCGTGCCACCCGGATGAAAGATGAATTCTTGGCCAATATGAGCCATGAACTCCGTACACCGCTGAATGCCATTCTGGGTATGTCTGAAGGGCTGCAAGAGCAAGTCTTTGGTTCTATTAATGAAAAACAGCGAAAAGCGATCGCAACCGTGGAACGTAGCGGCCGTCATCTCTTGGAGTTGATCAATGATATTTTAGACTTATCTAAGATCGAAGCAGGACATCTTGAGCTAGATCTGAGGGATGTATCGGTAAAAACACTGTGTAACACAAGCCTTACCTTTGTAAAGCAGCTAGCTCTCCATAAACAGATTGAGCTGATAGCAGAGATCCCTCACGAGCTTGAACGTATGAAGATTCAGGTTGACGATCGCCGTATGCGTCAAGTCTTAATTAACCTACTCAGCAATGCCGTTAAGTTTACCCCTGATGGTGGTCGAGTCCAGCTAACTGTTGCTGTCGAGGCGTCACCCAGTTGCGCTCAGGCAGCCGTTGATGCTGGCTATCACATTTGCTTCTCGATCATCGACAATGGCATTGGCATTGCCCAAGAACATCTCAGCCGGCTCTGTGAATCGTTTATGCAAATTGATAGCAGCTTGAGCCGTCAGTATGCTGGCACAGGTTTGGGGCTGGCTATTGTGAAACAGCTTGTTGAGCTGCATGGAGGGCAGATGAGTATTGTAAGCGAGGTGGGACAAGGGAGTTGCTTTACGGTGAAGCTGCCTTGCAGCAAGCCTGATGAGGGTTTGCACAGGTATCCGAAAGGTGCTTCAAACAATAGCTCAGGTGCTCCATCAGACAGTTCAAAGCCGGATACCGTCGAGCAGCCGTTGATTTTAATTGTAGAAGATAATGAAGCTAATATCTTAACGCTATCCAGCTATCTCACGGCGAAGCGCTATCAATTGCTGTTGGCTAGAAATGGACAGGAGGCGATCGCTCTTCTCCAATCTACCCAGCCGGATCTAATCGTCATGGATGTACAAATGCCGGTGATGGATGGATTGGAAGCTATCTATCATATCCGGCAAGATCATCGATTTACCCATACGCCCATCGTTGCGCTCACCGCTTTAGCCATGACCGGCGATCGCGATCGCTGTTTAGAAGCAGGGGCCAATGACTACCTAACGAAGCCAGTGCGGCTGAAGCAGCTAACGACTACTATCCAGAAACTGCTACAGGCATCTCGGGAATCGGAGGTGCGATCGCCGTTGTGA
- a CDS encoding PAS domain-containing protein: MPTPLATFTAAQRQAAIACPPIAIAADVTVQEAIATMSMALSQPPVDGQDRRYQDARASCLLVVDHGQLLGSFSDRDVVHLVATQPSALRTLIRDVITEPQWLRYSDLTDLTVAETQLQQSGDRHVWVVDDAGQAIGVITHDTLQAALKLTPQAISVPLTQTADLQEPEYLRYHLALLEHILDTVLAGYWDWDLVNNQEYWSRGCKKMLGYEDYELTAAESWKTIIFPDDLPLVFEAFQRHLESQGDIPFQVEVRYRHKDGSTVWIFCSGQIIEWSNPTTPRRMLGCHVNITQRKLTEEQLQKNKEELEQFFSVALDLLCIADNDGKFCRVNQSWNVALGYEADELEGRSCLDFLHPDDLEITIQAIADLKQQKMVRGLVNRYRCKDGSYRYLEWYAQSYDDLLYCAAHDITERQQVEEQLRKSDAHLQAAQRIAKLGSWEFDIKTEVIYWSDEVFRIFGRDPAAGMPSFDELQMLYHPEDQLHHNQTVQRGLETGQPYDLECRAYRPDGTLVYIQARGEPVFDSTGQLMQLVGTILDITDRKQAELTLQQTTAQLAASNQELEAFAYSVSHDLRSPLRAIDGFSRALIEDYGEYLDDQGRDYFDRIRRNIQRMGMLIDDLLRLSRVSRSEMHYVTVNLSTLVLEQVSELQVSEPNRQVDVVVAPDVLVSADATLMRVVISNLLQNAWKFTSHHPTARIEFGTTQVNGQLTYFVQDDGAGFDMAYANMLFGVFQRLHNTHEFPGTGIGLATVQRAIHRHGGRVWAEGQVDQGATIYFTLPFTPITTEGHRS; this comes from the coding sequence GGCAAGCTGCTTACTGGTTGTTGACCATGGGCAATTACTCGGTAGCTTTAGCGACCGAGATGTGGTTCACCTCGTGGCTACTCAGCCCTCCGCCTTGAGAACCCTGATCCGCGACGTGATCACGGAACCCCAATGGTTGCGCTACTCAGACTTAACGGATTTGACCGTTGCCGAAACCCAGCTTCAGCAGTCCGGCGATCGCCATGTCTGGGTCGTGGATGATGCGGGACAGGCGATCGGCGTGATCACCCATGACACCCTCCAGGCTGCCCTAAAACTTACGCCCCAAGCGATCTCAGTTCCCCTAACCCAGACCGCAGATCTCCAAGAGCCTGAATACCTTCGCTATCACTTGGCGCTTCTCGAACATATTCTCGACACCGTTTTAGCCGGCTATTGGGACTGGGATCTGGTGAATAACCAGGAATATTGGAGTCGGGGCTGCAAAAAGATGTTGGGCTATGAAGACTATGAACTGACGGCGGCCGAGAGTTGGAAGACCATCATCTTTCCTGATGACCTGCCCCTTGTTTTTGAAGCCTTTCAGCGTCATCTTGAAAGCCAAGGAGACATTCCTTTTCAGGTTGAAGTGCGCTATCGTCACAAAGATGGCTCCACGGTGTGGATTTTTTGCTCAGGACAGATTATTGAATGGAGTAATCCAACAACACCTCGTCGGATGCTCGGCTGCCATGTCAATATTACTCAACGCAAATTGACTGAAGAGCAGCTTCAGAAGAATAAAGAAGAGCTGGAGCAGTTCTTCAGCGTTGCCCTAGATCTACTGTGTATTGCAGATAATGATGGGAAATTCTGTCGTGTAAATCAGTCTTGGAACGTTGCTCTAGGCTATGAGGCCGATGAGCTAGAGGGGCGGTCATGTCTAGACTTCTTACATCCCGATGATTTGGAGATCACGATTCAAGCGATCGCTGATCTTAAGCAACAAAAGATGGTGCGTGGCCTGGTAAATCGCTATCGCTGCAAAGATGGTAGCTATCGTTATCTAGAGTGGTACGCCCAGTCCTACGATGATCTGCTCTACTGTGCTGCCCATGATATTACCGAACGGCAGCAGGTAGAAGAACAGTTACGCAAGAGTGATGCCCACCTACAAGCTGCTCAACGCATTGCTAAACTAGGCAGTTGGGAGTTTGATATCAAAACAGAGGTGATCTACTGGTCGGACGAAGTGTTTCGGATCTTTGGCCGAGATCCAGCGGCAGGTATGCCAAGCTTTGATGAATTACAAATGCTTTATCATCCTGAGGATCAGCTCCATCATAACCAAACCGTTCAGCGCGGTCTTGAAACAGGACAGCCCTACGATTTGGAATGCCGAGCCTATCGCCCAGATGGCACCTTGGTCTATATTCAAGCCAGAGGAGAACCGGTTTTTGATAGCACAGGACAGCTTATGCAATTGGTGGGTACGATCTTGGACATTACCGATCGCAAGCAGGCTGAGCTGACGTTGCAGCAAACAACCGCTCAACTAGCAGCCTCCAATCAAGAACTCGAAGCCTTTGCCTATTCCGTATCCCACGATTTGCGATCGCCCCTACGTGCCATTGATGGCTTCAGTCGAGCGTTAATCGAAGACTATGGGGAGTATTTAGATGATCAAGGGCGAGACTATTTTGATCGCATTCGGCGTAATATTCAACGTATGGGGATGCTGATTGATGACCTGCTGCGGTTATCTCGGGTTTCTCGATCAGAGATGCACTATGTTACGGTCAACTTGAGTACTTTAGTGTTAGAACAGGTGAGTGAGCTGCAGGTGTCTGAACCAAACCGACAGGTTGACGTCGTGGTAGCTCCAGACGTGCTTGTTTCTGCTGATGCGACCCTGATGCGCGTCGTCATCAGTAACCTCCTACAAAATGCCTGGAAGTTTACCAGCCACCATCCCACTGCCCGCATTGAGTTTGGTACCACCCAAGTGAATGGACAACTCACCTATTTTGTCCAAGATGATGGAGCTGGTTTTGATATGGCCTATGCCAATATGCTGTTTGGCGTGTTTCAACGATTGCACAATACCCATGAATTTCCCGGCACAGGCATTGGCTTAGCTACGGTTCAGCGTGCCATCCACCGCCATGGCGGGCGGGTTTGGGCAGAGGGGCAGGTTGATCAAGGCGCAACCATTTATTTCACATTACCCTTCACACCCATCACCACCGAGGGGCATAGATCATGA